A stretch of the Deltaproteobacteria bacterium genome encodes the following:
- the rnhA gene encoding ribonuclease HI: MKGKLPNVEIFTDGACSGNPGPGGWGAILRCNGREKEISGGEKLTTNNRMELTAAIKALLSLKKRCRVAIYTDSAYLQRGVSEWMAAWKVKGWPSRIKNQDLWKSLDSLLEKHDVVFHWIKGHNGHPENERADRLATAAIK, translated from the coding sequence ATGAAGGGGAAACTGCCTAATGTAGAGATTTTTACCGATGGCGCCTGTAGTGGCAATCCAGGGCCAGGAGGTTGGGGCGCGATATTGCGTTGTAATGGTCGCGAGAAGGAGATTTCAGGTGGGGAGAAGCTAACAACTAACAATCGCATGGAGTTAACGGCTGCCATTAAGGCACTCTTGTCGTTAAAGAAGCGATGTCGTGTGGCGATATATACAGACAGCGCCTATTTACAGAGAGGTGTAAGCGAATGGATGGCTGCTTGGAAGGTTAAGGGTTGGCCCAGTAGGATAAAGAATCAGGATTTGTGGAAAAGTCTCGATAGTTTACTCGAAAAGCACGATGTCGTGTTTCATTGGATAAAGGGTCATAATGGACATCCCGAGAACGAGCGGGCGGATAGATTAGCAACGGCAGCCATTAAGTGA
- the folP gene encoding dihydropteroate synthase codes for MGNIYCRDLLAAIGKPPPWIVGVLNITPDSFSDGGLYVGAEAALSRARELLADGADIIDIGGESTGPGAKPIASSVELERILSVVSVLAKEAFVSIDTYKAATAKECLRAGARMINDVSALRADSLMSRVISESDAFVVLMHSKEDGARPHASESKCDYVDIIPAISAFLKWRIDFAISQGISRARIVVDPGMGRFLSHDSKYSWELLRRLGELGVELKEFPLMVGTSRKGFLGKALGEREPISQLTGLISFLKGASLIRTHNVSMAREFFDVWKSLMPIS; via the coding sequence ATGGGTAATATTTATTGTCGAGATCTGCTTGCGGCTATTGGTAAGCCACCGCCGTGGATCGTTGGAGTCTTAAATATTACTCCTGATTCGTTTAGTGACGGCGGCTTGTACGTAGGTGCTGAGGCTGCCTTAAGTAGGGCAAGGGAGCTTCTGGCGGATGGTGCAGATATTATAGATATTGGCGGCGAATCTACAGGTCCAGGAGCTAAGCCCATAGCTTCTAGCGTTGAGCTCGAGCGCATCTTGTCCGTAGTCTCTGTTTTGGCAAAGGAGGCATTTGTTTCGATAGATACCTATAAGGCTGCTACAGCAAAAGAGTGTTTAAGAGCTGGTGCTAGGATGATAAACGACGTTTCGGCTTTAAGGGCGGATTCGTTAATGTCGCGCGTAATAAGTGAAAGTGACGCCTTTGTAGTGCTAATGCACTCGAAAGAAGATGGCGCCCGTCCGCATGCGAGTGAATCGAAGTGCGATTACGTCGATATTATCCCGGCAATTTCAGCTTTTCTAAAGTGGAGGATAGATTTTGCTATTAGTCAGGGCATTTCTAGAGCGCGGATTGTCGTAGATCCTGGAATGGGGAGATTTTTAAGCCACGATTCGAAATATTCTTGGGAACTGCTCAGGCGTTTAGGTGAACTTGGTGTGGAACTGAAAGAATTTCCTTTGATGGTGGGAACGTCGAGAAAGGGTTTTTTGGGCAAAGCACTTGGCGAACGTGAGCCGATATCGCAACTAACGGGTCTTATCTCTTTTTTAAAGGGCGCATCGCTAATTCGAACGCATAATGTTTCTATGGCAAGAGAATTTTTCGATGTATGGAAATCTCTTATGCCAATATCTTAG
- a CDS encoding sigma-70 family RNA polymerase sigma factor: MRAELPSDQDLIQRFLSGSTQSFEELISRYEAKAFNLAMRLTRNAQDAEEVLQDVFVTLYKKLSSFKGDSAFSSWLYRITVNASFMKLRKSKRQLSIPLEDSVLSNIQSPLAHMTSQAKTDERVILGELKNALQIAIDRLDDEYKAVFVLRDIDGLSNQEVSEILSLTIPAVKSRLHRSRLMLRRRLKHVYDNLRAEQPYFVTLPISLSTKSARIAH; encoded by the coding sequence ATGCGTGCAGAATTACCTTCTGATCAGGATTTAATTCAGCGGTTCTTGTCGGGTTCAACACAATCTTTTGAGGAACTCATCTCTAGATATGAAGCGAAGGCTTTTAATCTAGCCATGCGCCTAACGAGAAACGCACAAGATGCCGAAGAGGTTCTCCAAGACGTATTTGTGACTCTTTATAAAAAGCTATCGAGCTTTAAGGGTGATTCTGCATTTTCGAGCTGGCTTTACCGAATAACGGTAAACGCCTCTTTCATGAAACTGCGAAAGAGCAAGCGTCAGCTCTCCATACCTCTTGAAGATAGCGTATTGTCAAACATTCAGTCTCCTTTGGCACACATGACTTCACAAGCAAAGACTGATGAACGCGTAATTTTGGGAGAACTAAAAAACGCGCTGCAAATTGCAATCGATAGACTCGACGATGAATACAAAGCAGTCTTTGTTCTTAGAGACATAGATGGTCTGTCAAACCAAGAAGTTAGCGAGATATTATCACTTACAATACCAGCTGTTAAATCTCGCCTACACCGTTCGCGCCTGATGCTGCGCCGACGACTAAAACATGTATACGACAACCTGCGAGCAGAACAACCGTATTTTGTAACTTTGCCAATTTCACTAAGCACGAAATCCGCAAGAATAGCTCACTAA